In Paenibacillus sp. FSL R7-0345, a single window of DNA contains:
- a CDS encoding hemerythrin family protein, which translates to MINWKESYDIGVETIDCQHRQLLLKLNEFFEACTNQKGKEQIEETLRFLKEYTLEHFSSEEQLMVDIDFPELAEHQKTHAEFVQTVLELEETVKTKGVSVLSTIKLNRTLTDWLLNHISKCDQLIGDCIAAKGKAV; encoded by the coding sequence ATGATCAACTGGAAGGAATCGTACGACATCGGTGTGGAAACAATCGATTGCCAGCACAGACAGCTCCTGCTGAAGCTGAATGAATTTTTTGAGGCATGCACCAATCAGAAGGGCAAAGAACAAATCGAAGAAACACTGAGATTCCTTAAAGAATACACACTGGAGCATTTTAGCAGCGAGGAGCAGCTGATGGTGGACATCGATTTCCCTGAGCTCGCCGAGCATCAGAAGACGCATGCAGAGTTTGTGCAGACCGTACTGGAGCTGGAGGAGACGGTGAAAACCAAAGGCGTGTCTGTACTTTCAACGATTAAGCTGAACCGTACGCTGACAGACTGGCTGCTGAATCACATCAGTAAATGCGATCAGCTGATCGGCGACTGCATTGCAGCCAAAGGTAAAGCAGTTTAA
- a CDS encoding response regulator transcription factor, with product MKRILVADDDVNIRTLLRHVLTREGYAVAEAENGREAAGLMKESTVDLAVVDVMMPQMDGLELCQYIRETYDIPVILLTARQQLSDKEQGYLHGTDDYVTKPFEPEELLFRIKALFRRYSVASDDKIRLNSILIDRKNYEISDGKEVLLLPVKEFELLSQLAQYPGRLFSRSELIELVWGADYEGDERTVDVHIKRLRQRFADYQDDFLIRTVRGIGYKVEMVNG from the coding sequence GTGAAAAGAATACTGGTTGCCGATGACGATGTGAATATCCGCACGCTGCTGCGGCATGTTTTGACGCGTGAGGGTTATGCCGTTGCAGAAGCGGAGAACGGGCGGGAAGCCGCGGGACTGATGAAGGAGAGCACAGTAGATCTGGCGGTTGTCGATGTGATGATGCCGCAGATGGACGGGCTGGAGCTGTGCCAGTACATACGCGAGACTTATGATATACCGGTGATTCTGTTGACGGCCCGCCAGCAGCTCAGTGATAAGGAGCAGGGGTATCTGCACGGGACGGATGATTATGTGACCAAGCCGTTTGAGCCGGAGGAGCTGCTGTTCCGGATTAAGGCGCTGTTCCGCCGGTACTCGGTCGCTTCCGATGATAAAATCCGTCTAAACTCGATCCTGATTGACCGTAAAAATTATGAGATCAGTGACGGAAAGGAGGTACTGCTGCTGCCGGTAAAAGAGTTCGAGCTCCTGTCACAGCTGGCGCAATATCCGGGAAGGTTATTTTCGCGCAGTGAGCTGATTGAGCTGGTGTGGGGAGCCGATTACGAGGGGGATGAGCGGACGGTGGATGTGCATATCAAGCGGCTGCGCCAGCGGTTCGCGGATTATCAGGATGATTTTCTGATCCGGACTGTGCGCGGTATCGGCTACAAAGTCGAAATGGTGAACGGATGA
- a CDS encoding DUF3977 family protein, giving the protein MKYIEFGLGNRWLIRTETELSDGTEFEERGIKGPLKLHSLYIRCWAGRTVFIFDVRSGFKRSRKNRRAFKLILGFSSYVE; this is encoded by the coding sequence TTGAAATATATTGAATTTGGTCTCGGAAACCGCTGGTTAATCCGTACAGAGACGGAGCTGTCGGATGGTACTGAGTTTGAAGAGCGGGGAATTAAGGGGCCGCTAAAGCTTCATTCCCTATACATAAGATGCTGGGCGGGAAGAACGGTATTTATTTTTGATGTGAGGTCAGGTTTTAAAAGATCACGTAAAAACCGGAGGGCATTTAAACTCATCCTCGGCTTCAGCAGTTACGTAGAATAA
- a CDS encoding metallophosphoesterase, whose protein sequence is MRNLRMLLSGAVMLLVLGLVNFYIGYHLWILLEDMLPGILAGAYWTVFMLIAFAYMIGMVPWPKAIKPAARLFKVIGSYYLACMEFAVIMLPLTDLLYWVLGLTGVDRTAFTAEAGITLVVLLAGFLIWGSRNAWSTVVRSHPIRIDKSIGISAPLTVAVASDLHLGNIVGNRHLRRMVAEINRMKPDIILLAGDVLDDSIEPFLRNGMSGQLKQLKARHGVYAVLGNHEYYGGSISQYTEVMAGIGIKVLQDEVVEAGGVYIAGRKDKTAESMPGGRMSVPVLLEGLDHSRPILMMDHQPTGFDIAAKAGVDVLLSGHTHRGQIAPNHWITKRLFELDWGYLLKEKLHVVVSSGYGTWGPPIRLASRSELIKLEVLLEGSKSYHEEPLSAKTALV, encoded by the coding sequence ATGAGAAATCTGCGTATGCTGCTGTCTGGTGCCGTAATGCTGCTGGTATTGGGACTGGTTAATTTCTACATTGGCTATCATCTGTGGATTTTGCTGGAGGATATGCTTCCGGGTATCCTGGCAGGTGCGTACTGGACGGTGTTTATGCTTATAGCCTTTGCTTATATGATCGGTATGGTGCCTTGGCCAAAAGCAATAAAGCCTGCCGCCAGGCTATTCAAGGTAATCGGCTCTTATTATCTGGCCTGCATGGAGTTCGCTGTTATTATGCTGCCGCTGACCGATCTGCTCTACTGGGTGCTGGGTCTGACGGGTGTCGACCGTACCGCATTTACAGCCGAAGCCGGAATCACGCTGGTGGTGCTGCTGGCTGGGTTCCTGATCTGGGGCTCGCGTAATGCCTGGAGTACAGTCGTAAGGAGCCACCCGATCCGGATTGATAAATCCATCGGAATAAGTGCGCCGCTGACGGTCGCTGTGGCATCCGATCTGCATCTGGGTAACATTGTCGGCAACCGCCATCTGCGCCGGATGGTGGCAGAAATCAACCGGATGAAGCCGGATATCATCCTGCTGGCCGGGGATGTGCTGGACGACAGCATCGAGCCGTTTCTCCGCAACGGGATGAGCGGGCAGCTGAAACAGCTCAAGGCACGTCATGGCGTGTATGCGGTTTTGGGTAACCATGAGTACTACGGCGGTTCGATCTCCCAGTATACTGAAGTGATGGCGGGCATCGGCATCAAGGTGCTGCAGGATGAAGTGGTAGAAGCAGGAGGCGTGTATATTGCCGGACGAAAAGACAAGACGGCTGAGTCAATGCCGGGCGGCAGAATGAGTGTTCCGGTGCTGCTTGAGGGTCTTGATCATTCACGTCCGATATTGATGATGGACCATCAGCCGACCGGTTTTGATATTGCCGCCAAGGCCGGAGTGGATGTGCTGTTATCCGGTCACACCCACCGCGGACAGATTGCGCCGAACCATTGGATCACGAAACGCCTGTTTGAACTGGACTGGGGTTATCTGCTCAAAGAGAAGCTGCATGTGGTGGTATCCTCCGGCTACGGCACCTGGGGCCCTCCGATCCGGCTGGCCAGCCGCTCTGAGCTGATCAAGCTTGAGGTACTGCTGGAAGGCAGCAAGAGCTATCACGAAGAGCCGCTGTCTGCGAAGACGGCGCTGGTGTAG
- a CDS encoding LysR family transcriptional regulator: MIVDALRVFVTVVEQQHFSRAGELLNLSQPGVSLHIRNLENELGSKLLHRSPKSVRLTEAGAVLYKHAKQILAHYEEAAQEIRLLRDEVTGSLILGASFTIGEYILPGKLAEFARQYPQVNLQVTIGNTEEIIAAVKANQLDIGFIEGETSDSELDIIPYMKDEMIITAAAGHPLAGALIVDNERLQNQVWVLREPGSGTRAYSDHFLQEGYLPVKRSYVINSSQGGKEAVAAGLGISLMSRWIVSKELASGEISELRTRQKLPERDFLIIRRKENQTVMAIRVFLEKLLTAAKA, translated from the coding sequence ATGATTGTTGATGCACTGCGGGTATTTGTAACCGTTGTGGAACAGCAGCATTTCTCCAGGGCCGGTGAGCTGCTGAACCTCTCACAGCCTGGAGTAAGCCTGCATATCCGCAATCTGGAGAATGAGCTGGGCAGCAAGCTGCTGCACCGTTCTCCCAAGTCGGTAAGGCTTACAGAGGCTGGTGCCGTCCTCTATAAACATGCCAAACAGATTCTCGCCCATTACGAGGAGGCTGCGCAGGAAATCCGGCTGCTGCGGGATGAAGTTACGGGCAGTCTTATCCTTGGGGCAAGCTTTACGATTGGAGAGTACATTTTACCGGGCAAGCTGGCTGAATTCGCGAGGCAGTACCCGCAGGTCAATCTGCAGGTTACGATCGGAAATACCGAGGAGATTATTGCAGCCGTCAAAGCAAATCAGCTGGATATCGGTTTCATTGAAGGGGAAACCAGCGACTCAGAGCTGGACATTATTCCCTATATGAAGGATGAGATGATCATCACCGCGGCAGCCGGTCATCCGCTTGCCGGAGCGCTGATTGTAGATAACGAAAGGTTACAGAACCAGGTCTGGGTACTGCGGGAACCCGGCTCAGGTACGCGGGCTTACAGCGATCACTTTCTGCAGGAAGGGTACCTCCCGGTCAAACGCTCATATGTAATCAACAGCAGCCAGGGGGGCAAAGAAGCCGTTGCCGCCGGGCTGGGAATCTCCCTGATGTCCCGCTGGATTGTGAGCAAAGAGCTGGCCAGCGGAGAAATCAGTGAACTCAGGACCCGGCAGAAGCTGCCCGAAAGAGATTTCCTGATCATCCGCCGCAAAGAAAACCAGACCGTCATGGCGATCCGTGTCTTTCTGGAGAAGCTGCTTACAGCAGCAAAAGCCTGA
- a CDS encoding ABC transporter permease, translating to MVIMLLVSFLVLFVTGLARGLAYANISAVENMPANYFAVQDDAEHAFRRSQLSETELAAAQSVVGKENAAALAVQTSTVTAEASDAKADITFFAVDMDGMLAPDVAEGDSLTNTSQGRAVIDSKLTQSGITIGSTIIDQASGMSFKVDGVVEDSSYSHMPVVYITNADWQTMKGAAVQPGPESLSAPFNVIALKASSTQADDVAGKLDHVETITQKQAIKSIPGYAAEQNSLQMMIVFLFVIAAFVLAVFFYVITIQKTSQFGILKAMGTKMSYLAWSVVGQVLMLSVASLAVSLLLTFGMNMGLPDSMPFQLESSTILLTSILFVGMSLLGALISVVRVAKVDALEAIGRAGA from the coding sequence ATGGTAATTATGCTGCTGGTTTCGTTCCTGGTGCTGTTTGTAACCGGGCTGGCCCGCGGACTGGCATATGCCAATATTTCTGCAGTTGAAAATATGCCGGCGAACTACTTTGCGGTACAAGATGATGCTGAGCATGCCTTCAGGCGTTCACAGTTAAGTGAAACAGAGCTGGCTGCGGCACAGTCCGTTGTCGGTAAAGAGAATGCCGCTGCGCTGGCCGTTCAGACAAGCACCGTTACAGCTGAGGCTTCTGATGCTAAGGCGGATATCACTTTTTTTGCGGTGGATATGGACGGGATGCTGGCACCTGATGTGGCCGAGGGGGATTCACTAACCAATACTTCACAGGGCCGAGCTGTTATCGATTCAAAGCTTACGCAATCAGGAATTACGATCGGAAGCACCATTATCGACCAGGCATCAGGGATGAGCTTCAAGGTGGATGGTGTGGTTGAAGACAGCTCCTATAGCCACATGCCCGTTGTCTATATTACCAATGCGGACTGGCAGACAATGAAGGGTGCTGCTGTGCAGCCGGGTCCTGAATCACTATCTGCTCCTTTTAATGTTATAGCCTTGAAAGCATCTTCTACACAGGCGGATGACGTAGCCGGTAAGCTGGACCATGTTGAAACGATTACGCAAAAGCAGGCGATCAAGAGTATTCCAGGCTATGCTGCTGAACAGAATTCCCTGCAAATGATGATTGTCTTTCTGTTCGTAATCGCGGCATTTGTGCTGGCTGTATTCTTTTATGTGATTACCATCCAAAAGACCAGCCAATTCGGTATTCTGAAGGCGATGGGGACCAAAATGTCTTATCTTGCCTGGAGTGTCGTAGGCCAAGTGTTGATGCTGTCCGTAGCGAGCCTGGCCGTCAGTCTGCTGCTGACCTTTGGCATGAATATGGGCCTGCCGGATTCGATGCCGTTCCAGCTGGAGAGTTCAACCATTCTTTTGACAAGTATATTGTTTGTTGGCATGTCGCTGCTTGGTGCATTAATTTCAGTAGTGCGAGTGGCTAAAGTGGATGCTTTGGAAGCGATAGGGAGGGCTGGAGCATGA
- a CDS encoding HAMP domain-containing sensor histidine kinase encodes MSSVLGFLVSNLYYQARIKPQNDAKLTKMAIGMQQFIQDHPDSAAEYLLSTASVGYKLYLTNGQEDERFYGLPFREQDLPGEKLELVLGGGVYHGVAEFPESAFITGFFDNQLTNTIGVPVHLNGQTYALFMRPDAQVQFGELRMFFAMLIGFSILFSLCFVVVAVLHVVKPITRLTAATQRISKGRYDIRLNTRRRDEIGQLASHFMIMSRELERTNRARQEFVANVSHEIESPLTSIQGFTHALKEAKLPENQRLEYLSIIDQESRRLSVLSKQLLTLSALDYDENALQKQKVDLRAQLRQVIQIMEWKLTEKELAVRLQAEEITLTADSNLLYQVWMNLVSNAVKYTPAGGTITIAASAVNAICTVTVTDTGEGITPAELPMIFDRFYKIDKARTAGTSSSGLGLSIAQKIILAHNGTIEAESTVGAGTTFTVTLPHL; translated from the coding sequence ATGAGCAGTGTGCTTGGCTTCCTGGTATCCAATCTGTATTATCAGGCCCGAATCAAACCCCAAAACGACGCCAAGCTTACCAAAATGGCCATCGGCATGCAGCAGTTTATCCAGGACCATCCGGACAGTGCCGCGGAATATCTGCTGAGTACAGCTTCAGTCGGCTATAAGCTGTATTTGACGAACGGACAGGAAGATGAGCGTTTTTACGGCCTGCCTTTCCGGGAACAGGATCTGCCTGGCGAGAAGCTGGAGCTTGTGCTGGGCGGCGGCGTCTATCATGGCGTTGCGGAGTTTCCGGAGAGCGCTTTTATCACCGGATTTTTCGATAATCAGCTTACTAACACAATCGGCGTTCCGGTTCATTTGAACGGGCAGACCTATGCGCTGTTCATGCGCCCGGATGCGCAGGTGCAGTTCGGAGAGCTGCGGATGTTTTTTGCCATGCTGATCGGGTTCAGCATTCTGTTCAGCTTATGTTTCGTGGTTGTTGCTGTGCTGCATGTCGTTAAACCGATTACACGCCTTACCGCCGCTACCCAGCGGATCTCCAAAGGCCGGTATGATATCAGGCTGAATACAAGGCGGCGCGATGAGATCGGCCAGCTGGCCTCCCATTTTATGATCATGAGCCGGGAGCTGGAGCGGACCAACCGGGCCCGCCAGGAATTTGTTGCCAATGTCTCGCATGAGATCGAATCGCCGCTCACCTCCATTCAGGGCTTTACTCATGCTCTTAAGGAGGCTAAGCTGCCGGAAAACCAGCGGCTGGAGTATCTTTCAATTATTGATCAGGAAAGCCGCCGCCTGTCCGTGCTAAGTAAACAGCTGCTTACGCTTTCTGCACTGGACTACGACGAAAATGCGCTGCAGAAGCAGAAGGTCGATCTCCGGGCCCAGCTACGTCAGGTCATACAAATTATGGAATGGAAGCTGACTGAAAAAGAGCTGGCCGTACGGCTGCAGGCAGAGGAGATTACACTTACGGCCGATTCCAATCTGCTCTATCAGGTGTGGATGAACCTCGTATCCAATGCGGTAAAATATACGCCGGCTGGCGGGACCATTACCATTGCCGCTTCTGCGGTAAACGCGATCTGCACAGTTACGGTGACAGACACCGGGGAGGGGATTACTCCAGCTGAGCTGCCGATGATCTTTGACCGGTTTTATAAAATTGATAAGGCGCGCACCGCAGGCACCAGCAGCAGCGGACTCGGCCTGTCCATCGCCCAAAAAATTATCCTGGCGCACAACGGCACAATTGAGGCGGAGAGTACTGTAGGAGCAGGCACTACTTTTACAGTCACTCTGCCGCATCTGTAA
- a CDS encoding MarR family transcriptional regulator, whose product MFVKDELYKLVLEQPFATGAFFTLVETTANVVAVSEKYWQNQGLNGARIRILVEIAKQGGSMLPSELAEQIGVTKANITLLLVPLEKEGYIIRNGHAEDGRKTVISITEQGETLLLEHLPDNRLAVAERMSRLDEQELSQLIVLLGKLNRS is encoded by the coding sequence ATGTTTGTGAAGGATGAACTATACAAGCTGGTGCTGGAGCAGCCGTTTGCCACCGGGGCTTTTTTCACTTTGGTAGAAACGACGGCGAATGTAGTGGCTGTATCGGAAAAATACTGGCAGAATCAAGGATTAAACGGGGCGAGAATCCGGATACTGGTGGAAATTGCGAAGCAAGGCGGCAGTATGCTGCCCTCGGAGCTGGCTGAACAAATCGGCGTGACCAAAGCCAACATCACCCTGCTGCTCGTTCCTTTGGAGAAGGAAGGATATATCATCCGGAACGGGCATGCTGAAGACGGCCGCAAGACAGTCATTTCAATTACGGAGCAAGGAGAAACACTGCTGCTGGAGCATTTGCCGGACAACCGTCTAGCGGTTGCAGAGAGGATGAGCCGGCTTGATGAACAGGAGCTTTCACAATTGATAGTGCTGCTGGGCAAGCTAAACCGGTCCTAA
- a CDS encoding YeiH family protein — protein sequence MHIQSIQQINKPKQEFKQERKITGYRGFAAGLLLTLMLAIAAKYLAMLPFLNMMGQLVLAILLGVILRAVAGVPERTATGIQFSAKKLLRAGIILLGLRLNLHDIIQAGPKVLAIAVIHIVVTLVAVYMLIRAMKIDRKLGILTACGTAICGAAAVAAVAPQIKANDNEIAVSAATVAVLGTIFTLAYVAAYPLLGLSEAGYGIFAGATLHEVAHVIAASAPVGQQAADLAVIVKLTRVALLAPVALGLGLWENRRLRSQSAAADNTESSNSGISNTQRNFPVPWFIGGFLLMSGVNTVGILPERLTADLLVLAYVLLAMAMAGLGLGIDLKTFGRLGRKPFAAGLAGSLLLSLLGYVLIHVMGLK from the coding sequence ATGCATATTCAAAGCATTCAACAGATAAATAAACCGAAGCAGGAATTTAAACAGGAGCGGAAGATCACCGGATACCGGGGGTTCGCAGCAGGCCTGCTGCTTACACTCATGCTTGCGATTGCCGCGAAATACTTGGCTATGCTGCCTTTTCTGAACATGATGGGCCAGCTTGTTCTGGCTATTCTGCTCGGAGTCATCCTGCGCGCTGTAGCCGGAGTACCGGAAAGAACAGCAACAGGTATCCAATTCTCAGCCAAAAAGCTGCTCAGAGCCGGTATCATTCTGCTGGGTCTGAGGCTCAATTTACACGACATTATACAGGCTGGCCCCAAGGTGCTGGCTATCGCTGTCATTCATATTGTTGTTACACTTGTTGCCGTGTATATGCTGATCAGAGCAATGAAAATCGACCGGAAGCTCGGTATCCTGACCGCCTGCGGAACAGCCATTTGCGGAGCGGCTGCCGTAGCAGCTGTTGCCCCGCAGATAAAAGCGAATGATAACGAAATAGCAGTAAGTGCTGCGACGGTTGCTGTTCTGGGCACGATTTTTACATTGGCTTATGTTGCCGCTTATCCGCTGCTTGGGCTTAGCGAAGCAGGATATGGCATATTTGCCGGAGCAACCCTTCATGAAGTCGCGCATGTTATTGCTGCTTCTGCTCCTGTAGGGCAGCAGGCGGCTGATCTTGCGGTTATTGTCAAGCTGACCCGGGTAGCGCTGCTTGCACCGGTAGCACTGGGATTGGGCTTATGGGAAAACCGCAGACTGCGCAGCCAATCCGCAGCTGCAGACAATACGGAGAGCTCAAACAGCGGAATAAGCAATACACAGCGTAATTTCCCTGTGCCTTGGTTTATCGGCGGATTTCTGCTGATGAGCGGTGTGAACACAGTAGGTATTCTTCCAGAGAGACTTACTGCTGATCTGCTGGTGCTGGCTTATGTGCTGCTGGCCATGGCCATGGCAGGCCTCGGACTTGGCATAGACCTTAAAACCTTTGGCCGCTTAGGCCGCAAGCCCTTTGCAGCCGGTCTGGCCGGATCGCTGCTGCTCTCCCTGCTTGGATATGTGCTTATCCACGTAATGGGCTTGAAGTAA
- a CDS encoding ABC transporter ATP-binding protein yields MSAMLMMKQVTQTYGDGGQTMSVLNQLDLTVNEGEFVAVLGPSGSGKSTFLSAAGALLTPTSGEIYIDGEFLNNKDKKELTELRLQKIGFMFQSAQLLPYLKVEEQLMYVAKLAKLETKEARGRAAYLMKRLGIWERRNHYPEKLSGGEKQRVAIARAWMNKPAILFADEPTASLDFERGREVVRMIADEVRSEGKAAVMVTHDERMLEWCDRVLHLEHGVLVEHK; encoded by the coding sequence ATGAGTGCCATGTTAATGATGAAGCAAGTCACCCAAACCTACGGGGACGGCGGCCAGACAATGTCTGTACTTAACCAGCTTGATCTTACGGTCAATGAGGGTGAATTTGTAGCTGTTCTGGGTCCTTCCGGTTCCGGTAAAAGTACCTTTCTCTCTGCGGCAGGCGCCCTGCTGACTCCAACCAGCGGTGAGATCTATATTGATGGGGAATTCCTTAACAATAAAGATAAGAAAGAGCTGACAGAGCTGCGGCTGCAAAAAATCGGCTTTATGTTCCAGAGTGCACAGCTGCTGCCTTACCTGAAGGTGGAGGAACAGCTGATGTATGTCGCTAAGCTGGCAAAGCTGGAGACGAAGGAAGCCAGGGGGCGGGCTGCTTATCTGATGAAGCGGCTCGGTATCTGGGAACGCCGCAATCATTATCCCGAGAAGCTTTCGGGAGGCGAGAAGCAGCGCGTGGCGATTGCCAGAGCCTGGATGAACAAGCCGGCGATTCTGTTCGCGGACGAGCCGACGGCCAGCCTGGATTTCGAACGCGGACGGGAGGTCGTGCGGATGATCGCGGATGAGGTGCGGAGCGAAGGCAAAGCCGCAGTGATGGTCACCCACGACGAGCGGATGCTGGAATGGTGCGACCGGGTGCTGCACCTGGAGCACGGCGTTTTGGTGGAGCATAAGTAA
- a CDS encoding TIGR02452 family protein, translating to MNNSNNTRNKRALIAQETLDIIAAGSYINRSGQQVEIAEAVSTAVAESQLYSPEQLKGLKARVMEKLGNNPLSKANIAVTGESTLEAAQRLVEREGIDRTVCLNFASAKNPGGGFLGGSQAQEESLARASALYPSIVQMNEMYDYNRSRKTCLYSHYMIHSPGVPVFRDSRDLLLAKPYTVSMITAPAVNAGVVRERAPQEVPLIAGVMLERIRYILAVAAEQGHRAVVLGAFGCGVFRNDPAEVAGYFGQVLLEEGYRTLFDHVVFAILDRSPDQSAIGAFRRKLL from the coding sequence ATGAATAATTCCAATAATACAAGAAATAAACGGGCATTAATTGCTCAAGAAACATTGGATATTATTGCTGCAGGCAGCTATATCAACAGGTCCGGACAGCAGGTAGAAATTGCCGAAGCAGTTAGTACGGCCGTCGCGGAATCGCAGCTCTATTCTCCTGAACAGCTCAAGGGGCTGAAAGCGCGTGTTATGGAGAAGTTAGGCAACAACCCGCTGTCCAAGGCAAACATTGCTGTAACTGGTGAGTCCACACTGGAAGCGGCGCAGCGGCTGGTGGAGCGGGAGGGGATTGACCGCACGGTATGCCTGAATTTTGCTTCTGCCAAAAATCCCGGCGGCGGCTTCCTCGGCGGCAGCCAGGCCCAGGAGGAAAGTCTGGCGCGTGCGTCCGCTCTCTATCCAAGCATTGTCCAAATGAATGAAATGTACGATTATAACCGCAGCCGCAAAACCTGCTTATATTCCCACTACATGATTCATTCTCCAGGCGTGCCAGTATTCCGGGACAGCCGGGATCTGCTGCTGGCGAAGCCATACACCGTATCCATGATTACTGCCCCGGCAGTTAATGCAGGTGTGGTCAGAGAACGGGCTCCGCAGGAAGTGCCGCTGATTGCCGGAGTCATGCTGGAGCGGATCCGCTACATTCTGGCCGTTGCGGCAGAACAGGGGCACCGGGCGGTTGTACTCGGGGCGTTTGGCTGCGGTGTATTTCGCAATGACCCTGCTGAGGTTGCCGGATATTTCGGGCAGGTGCTGCTGGAGGAAGGCTACCGGACGCTTTTTGATCATGTTGTATTTGCAATTCTTGACCGGTCGCCGGACCAGTCGGCTATTGGTGCTTTCCGGCGTAAGCTGCTATAG
- a CDS encoding SDR family oxidoreductase translates to MTLMITGATGQLGKLIIMELLQKVPPEQIIAGVRNPDKAAELQQSGLEIRLVDYDIPETLESAFRGISRLLLISSPHQDDAVRLVQHKRVIDAACRAGVEHVFYTGFAFSHLGSPDNVHARTEQAIVDSGLRYTFLRNALYMDFINVLGLQEAVSSGVLATPPGDWCFNSVTRRDLALATAAILTSGQHDRSSYELTAPQTWDFTDLAEALSGLASIPVIHREAPGIQHWIYNYLSSINTSSTTGDLERWMGRPVTPLKESIADFMKAD, encoded by the coding sequence ATGACACTAATGATAACCGGGGCAACCGGCCAGCTCGGAAAATTGATTATTATGGAGCTGCTGCAAAAGGTACCGCCAGAACAGATCATTGCAGGCGTGCGCAATCCTGATAAAGCAGCTGAGCTGCAGCAGTCAGGCCTTGAAATTCGCCTCGTAGATTATGACATTCCGGAAACGCTTGAATCAGCCTTCAGGGGAATCTCGCGGCTGCTGTTAATCTCCAGCCCTCATCAGGATGATGCCGTGCGGCTTGTACAGCATAAGCGGGTAATTGATGCCGCCTGCAGGGCGGGTGTTGAGCATGTTTTTTATACCGGATTTGCTTTTTCACACCTGGGAAGCCCGGACAATGTCCATGCCCGCACTGAACAGGCGATTGTGGACAGCGGCCTGAGATACACTTTTTTACGCAATGCACTCTATATGGATTTTATAAATGTGCTTGGTTTACAGGAGGCAGTCAGCAGCGGGGTATTGGCCACTCCTCCAGGAGACTGGTGTTTCAACTCGGTTACGCGCCGGGATCTGGCTCTGGCAACAGCAGCGATTCTCACCAGTGGCCAGCACGACCGTTCTAGCTATGAATTAACGGCTCCGCAGACCTGGGATTTTACTGATCTGGCGGAGGCATTGTCCGGACTGGCCAGCATACCTGTTATCCACCGTGAAGCCCCCGGCATTCAGCATTGGATTTACAACTATTTGTCCAGCATAAACACTTCGTCTACTACAGGTGATCTGGAGAGGTGGATGGGAAGACCTGTAACCCCGCTGAAGGAGAGCATAGCAGATTTTATGAAAGCAGATTAA